In Zingiber officinale cultivar Zhangliang chromosome 3A, Zo_v1.1, whole genome shotgun sequence, the DNA window TTTATTTGCATCATTATTCATTATCATTTCATCTCAGGTACAACATCCAAGGTCGTGCCTTGATAGATTTGACTTGGTGATCACTCCTCGTCATGACTACTATGCTCTTACTGCCAGTGGACAACAGGAGATCCCTCGTATTTTCAGACGGTGGATAACACCACAAGACACACCTGGGAGTAATGTGGTATATTTCTCTTTATGACAATTTTGCAAGATAAACTTCATGGAAAGGCAGGACATATTGCAATCTTATATCCTCTTGAATGATTATGAttgagaaattttaggttttcacTATAGGAGCACTACATCAGGCTGATTCTACTGCACTGCGTCTTGCTGCAAATGCTTGGCATGATGAATTAGCTCCTCTTCCCAAGCCATTACTTGTAGTTAATATTGGAGGACCCACAAGTAAAGACTCTTTTATTTGAAGTAGTTAAAGTATCTCGATCATTTTCATTTTTCAGACTTGTATTTGACAATGCATTATATTTGTTTGATGTTGGAATATGCATCCATTTTGCCATCTAATTATTGCACTTTGttacgttttttttttaatatttggtATAATCGTAAATTGGAATGTTGGTTGTCTAAATGAAATAGAGAATCATGACATTTGACTTCTTTCGTCGCATGTTTGGAACGTCTCAAATTTTTGCAAGAAATTTTATCAATGTTTTTGTGGGAGATAGGATTAATTCAGGAATCTTGTAAAATCTCAATTGTAAACTTCTCTACAAATATCAAGTGCAAGTTATTGCCTGAAGAATGCTCAAATTTTTCTTGTGACATTATAAAAATGAAAGAGTTTGAGAAACTCTGGTCAACAAGGAAATAGTTTTCCATTAATTATATATCTTGTCCTTTTGCTACTattcttattttccttttttcttgTCTCTTTTCTTTAACTTTAAAGCAATCACTCATGAATAGTTTTCAGCTTCTCGGTATTTTGGTGATTTTTAATTTGATGCTATTTCAGGGAACTGCAAATATAGTTCAGATCTTGCGACACAATTGGTTGGCTCACTACAAAACGTGCTGGCAAGCTGTGGAAGTGTTATAGTTTCTTTCTCTAGGAGGACTCCTATGAAGGTTATACGTTTAGCTTTAACTATCTAATTTTTGTTAATTTTGCAAAACACTAGGATACAATTTCCAATGAATGTCAACAGGTTTTTGACATTGTAAAACGAGATCTTGGTGGGCATCCAAAAATATACATTTGGGACGGAGAAGGTAATTTCAATGTATAAATTAGATATATTGTACTGCAGAGAGTAACAGGTGCGATCTTTTACATCGCGATTCTGATATTTCAGATCCAAATCTGCATATGGGTCAGCTAGCGTGGGCTGATGCATTTGTCATTACCACAGACTCAATAAGCATGCTCAGCGAAGCTTGCAGCACAGggtatttattagtaatttcagtaGTAATTTGAGATTAAGCCCTTGCTTCTTTAGCTTTTTAGTTCATATTGCAGAAAACCAATTTATGTCATCGGAAGTGAGCACTGCAAGTGGAAATTCTCAGCATTTCACAAGACACTACGCGAACGAGGTGCTGTTCGGCCATTTACAGGCTTCGAGGATGTAAGCCACTTTTCTTCCATCCTTAATCTGCAGCTCCATATGTTCTAAGATTAAGTTGTTAGAATTCATTTGATAAGATGCACCAATGGAGTTTGGTCATGATTTACTCGGAAAAAAAAATACACTTATGGAAGAATTCAATCTCGATAGATTTTCACTTTGCTGGCTCTTATGATTTTGTACTAGTTTATAGTTTCATAGTAAAAATAGGatgatcttaaaaaatatatatttttatcatttttgaattttctgactTAAGTGTGAGATAAAGGTATGCATGGCCTATTTTATCTCTTCAAATGAAAGAAGCAATGACTTTTAGTTAAATTAACAAGTAAAGATGGAAAGAAGTTGAGAAATTTTGAGCTTGAAGCACTCTTTTTTTTGTTTCAAGATATTAGTTTTCGACACAGTAAAAGCTCTAGATTCTTGATAAGGTGAcgttttctctcttttccttggttcTTACTGATCCTAATCGCCTGTCTATGGTTATGTTACTCAATTGGAGAATTTGTGCACAACAAATAATTGCCAAAACTCACTGAATTTGCAGATGTCGAATACCTGGAGCTACCCTCCTCTTAATGATGCTGCTGAAGTTGCTGCTCAGGTTCGCGATATCCTTGCTAAACGAGGACTGGCACTCGGCCATTAGATTCCCATACAATCAATCTCAAGAACCCAAGCAGATCGACGGAATGAGCATCGCTGCACTCAAGAACACACGTGATACAAACAATGGTTACATACCTTGTATAAGTTAATTCTTTTGGCCAAACAAATGATCTTGTTATCATCTTCAATAAATGCAAAGTGTATTGATTGCTATAGAACACAGCTTGTGATTGTATAGAACACTCATTTGTTTAAGACATTGTTGCACTTATTTCATAGACAAATATAATAGTTAAGCCAATCAAACTGTTTTAATTGGATTTAAATACTTGATCATGCTTTATAATTAACTTTTGTTT includes these proteins:
- the LOC122053602 gene encoding mitochondrial fission protein ELM1-like → MKPIRLPEPPSGGMGVPDIFEGGVDVIRRAIVISNGTTAAENQSVGLVRALGLADKLSIYRVTRQRWGVNEWLHWLSRLIRQIFTDSRFATSPPDMKSFPFPGLLSILEEDGKKIASIASETYKKEGPLLVVACGHHTVSIASSVKHLASEKVFVIQVQHPRSCLDRFDLVITPRHDYYALTASGQQEIPRIFRRWITPQDTPGSNVVFTIGALHQADSTALRLAANAWHDELAPLPKPLLVVNIGGPTRNCKYSSDLATQLVGSLQNVLASCGSVIVSFSRRTPMKVFDIVKRDLGGHPKIYIWDGEDPNLHMGQLAWADAFVITTDSISMLSEACSTGKPIYVIGSEHCKWKFSAFHKTLRERGAVRPFTGFEDMSNTWSYPPLNDAAEVAAQVRDILAKRGLALGH